The following are encoded together in the Parabacteroides chongii genome:
- a CDS encoding DUF3987 domain-containing protein: protein MNATPTVSYFHKLYLSTSEARSLEEIIILIRTRRWIHEITAYRQILVSGEKEEARALKGKLPGFTPSGVFKGGHKASQLETYSKVVGLDFDHVADLPALVALFRQQVFTLALFVSPGGEGLKVFVAVDTGREEHATAFAAVAAWYEQLAHVFCDRACKDISRCCYVSDDPAAWYNSEAEVFSPASVPPVQVFIHDWLRAHPPVEGSRNQTVYRLGCEANRMGFGRDETASFCLPLLHVADFTDEEILQALSSAYQGNKDEHAARPNGRRTQKDKKDTVTISGEELRERTPFLPSDITSGLPPLLGKALRFYTDPRERDMAFLAACTVLSACLPRVWGIYNRKRVYPHLFTVEVAPAGNGKSCINDMRRLADRYASLIEIETKRKEDDYHQALEEWELKKTVAHQKKQAVRVTDAPVKASTCYFFIPTQITKAKLLVHLAENGEIGGLMADSEIDTLISSGRQDYGQFDDLLRKAFHHEPVASSRKTDNEMIRIERPRLAVLLAGTPGQFSRLVPDAENGLASRLLLYTCRSEAVWQDVSSAGEAGQFEKYLDTLSEQVMEVALLLRKRRLQVRLTTGQWRELNDHFSALLRETDLFGSESFLGAVKRHGLMAYRLCMIFTALEAASLDYGVDELFCSDLHFHAALSVIDVCLAHSRLLMTQLSASADIPELTCPDYFRSIFDRLPEEFTLAELYELGEAVHISDRTIRRHLSRLEPLHITRLSPGLYRKNTPPAA, encoded by the coding sequence ATGAATGCAACACCCACTGTTTCCTATTTTCACAAACTGTATCTGTCCACGTCAGAGGCACGTTCACTCGAAGAAATCATTATCCTGATCCGTACCCGCCGCTGGATACATGAAATAACCGCTTATCGCCAGATACTCGTTTCCGGAGAGAAAGAAGAGGCACGTGCCCTGAAAGGCAAGCTCCCCGGATTTACTCCGTCGGGGGTATTCAAGGGAGGGCATAAGGCAAGCCAGCTGGAGACCTATTCGAAGGTAGTGGGGCTCGACTTCGATCATGTAGCCGATCTCCCTGCGCTGGTGGCTCTTTTCCGGCAGCAGGTTTTTACGCTCGCTCTCTTTGTCAGTCCCGGCGGCGAAGGACTGAAGGTCTTTGTCGCCGTCGATACCGGCCGTGAGGAGCATGCCACCGCTTTTGCAGCGGTGGCAGCCTGGTATGAACAGCTTGCCCATGTGTTTTGCGACCGTGCCTGTAAAGACATCAGCCGCTGTTGTTACGTCAGCGACGATCCCGCTGCCTGGTACAATTCCGAAGCCGAAGTCTTTTCTCCCGCCTCCGTTCCTCCCGTCCAAGTGTTTATCCATGATTGGCTCCGTGCCCATCCGCCGGTCGAGGGAAGCCGTAACCAGACCGTCTACCGCCTCGGCTGCGAGGCAAATCGGATGGGTTTCGGACGTGATGAAACCGCCTCTTTTTGCCTACCCCTGTTGCACGTCGCCGACTTTACGGATGAAGAGATTTTGCAGGCGTTATCCTCTGCCTATCAGGGAAATAAGGACGAGCATGCAGCCCGTCCAAACGGACGAAGGACACAAAAGGACAAAAAGGACACCGTCACAATTTCAGGAGAGGAACTGCGCGAACGGACTCCTTTTCTGCCTTCCGACATCACATCCGGCCTGCCTCCTTTGCTGGGGAAAGCACTCCGTTTTTATACCGATCCCCGCGAGCGCGACATGGCTTTTCTAGCTGCCTGTACAGTGCTGAGTGCCTGTCTGCCCCGAGTATGGGGTATATATAACCGGAAACGGGTATATCCCCATCTGTTCACCGTCGAAGTGGCTCCGGCAGGCAACGGGAAAAGCTGTATCAACGACATGCGCCGGCTGGCGGATCGTTATGCTTCGCTGATAGAGATAGAGACGAAGCGCAAGGAGGATGATTATCACCAGGCGCTTGAAGAATGGGAATTGAAGAAAACGGTCGCCCATCAGAAGAAGCAGGCTGTACGCGTTACCGATGCACCGGTGAAGGCATCGACCTGTTATTTCTTCATCCCGACGCAGATCACCAAGGCAAAGCTCCTGGTTCATCTGGCAGAGAACGGTGAGATAGGCGGTCTGATGGCAGACAGCGAGATAGATACGCTGATTAGTTCCGGCAGGCAGGATTACGGACAGTTCGACGACCTGCTGCGCAAGGCTTTCCATCATGAGCCGGTCGCTTCGTCGCGCAAGACCGACAACGAGATGATCCGAATCGAACGTCCGCGGCTGGCGGTGTTGCTGGCGGGTACGCCGGGACAGTTTTCGAGGCTGGTTCCGGATGCCGAGAACGGGCTTGCCAGCCGTTTGCTGTTGTATACCTGCCGCAGCGAGGCGGTATGGCAGGATGTCTCGTCAGCAGGCGAAGCCGGACAGTTTGAAAAGTATCTCGATACCCTGTCGGAGCAGGTGATGGAGGTGGCTCTGCTGTTGCGTAAGCGCCGTTTGCAGGTGCGGCTGACGACAGGGCAGTGGAGGGAGTTGAACGACCATTTCAGCGCTCTGCTGCGCGAAACGGACCTGTTCGGCAGCGAGTCGTTCCTGGGCGCTGTCAAGCGGCATGGACTGATGGCATACCGCCTGTGCATGATCTTTACCGCGCTGGAGGCGGCTTCTCTCGATTACGGGGTGGACGAGCTGTTTTGCAGTGACCTGCATTTTCATGCCGCCTTATCCGTCATCGATGTATGTCTGGCTCACAGCCGCCTGTTGATGACGCAGTTGTCTGCATCGGCGGATATCCCGGAGTTGACTTGCCCCGATTATTTCCGTAGTATTTTCGACCGGCTCCCCGAGGAGTTCACGCTGGCGGAGCTTTACGAACTCGGCGAGGCTGTCCACATAAGCGACCGCACCATCCGTCGCCATTTGTCCCGTCTCGAACCGCTGCATATCACCCGTCTTTCTCCCGGCCTTTATCGTAAAAACACGCCTCCTGCCGCCTGA
- the gldM gene encoding gliding motility protein GldM yields MSGIANNPNSPRQKMINLMYLVFIAMMALNVSSEVLDGFELVEDSLRTSIDNSTHRNDIVAGELDTYYQSNPEKVKEWYDKGKQVKHASDSLYNYVQNLKERIAEIADGKDADVNKIEHKDDLEAASRIMLGPVTGEGKKLREAIDAYRTMMGEMVQDSAKTRILEASLSTTPPHKAGINTRTWEEALFENMPVAAAVTLLTKLQSDIRYAEGEVLNNLLNSVDIGDYRVNQMTAQVIPESQIVMRGGQYKANIVLSAVDSTKRPTVFVNGKELPEDSRGQFTAIAGAPGTYPIKGYIEMPNNDGSIMRQNFESEYFVTEPSATVAPLLMNVLYAGIANDMRIAVPGVPSGNITASMTNGTLTRKGDIWEARPSKVGTDAVISVSARMADGRNVEMAKNTFRVRALPDPMPYIEYKDQNGNVRKFRGGNMTKRNLIETEVLQAAIDDDILNIKFDVLRFELIFFDSMGNAIPEVSQGPRFSDGQKDRIRRLTRGKRFYIRGVVAKGPDGMERTLTPIEVIVN; encoded by the coding sequence ATGTCTGGAATAGCTAATAATCCCAACTCGCCCCGTCAGAAGATGATCAACCTGATGTATCTGGTGTTCATCGCGATGATGGCACTGAATGTGTCGTCGGAGGTACTCGACGGTTTCGAGCTCGTGGAAGACAGTTTGCGCACTTCTATCGACAACTCTACGCATCGTAACGATATCGTGGCCGGCGAACTGGATACCTACTACCAGTCCAACCCTGAAAAGGTGAAGGAATGGTACGACAAAGGTAAACAGGTGAAGCATGCCTCCGACAGCCTGTACAACTACGTGCAGAACCTGAAAGAACGTATCGCAGAGATTGCCGACGGGAAAGATGCCGACGTAAATAAGATCGAACATAAAGACGACCTCGAAGCCGCTTCACGCATCATGCTCGGTCCGGTTACCGGTGAAGGCAAAAAGCTGCGCGAAGCCATCGACGCTTACCGTACGATGATGGGCGAAATGGTACAGGACAGTGCCAAGACCCGCATCCTGGAAGCCAGCCTGAGCACGACTCCCCCTCACAAGGCAGGTATCAATACCCGTACCTGGGAAGAGGCGTTGTTTGAAAATATGCCGGTCGCAGCTGCTGTGACCCTGCTTACCAAATTGCAGAGCGACATCCGCTATGCAGAAGGCGAAGTGTTGAACAACCTGCTGAACAGCGTCGATATAGGCGACTACCGCGTGAACCAGATGACGGCTCAGGTGATCCCCGAAAGCCAGATCGTTATGCGCGGAGGACAGTACAAGGCGAACATCGTCCTGTCTGCCGTCGATTCAACGAAGCGTCCGACCGTATTTGTCAACGGTAAAGAATTACCGGAAGACAGCCGCGGACAGTTCACCGCCATTGCCGGTGCCCCGGGTACCTACCCGATCAAGGGGTATATCGAGATGCCGAACAACGACGGAAGCATCATGCGTCAGAACTTCGAAAGCGAATACTTCGTCACGGAACCGAGTGCTACCGTAGCCCCGCTTCTGATGAATGTATTATATGCCGGTATTGCCAACGACATGCGTATCGCCGTACCGGGCGTACCGAGCGGAAACATCACCGCCAGCATGACCAACGGAACCCTGACCCGCAAAGGCGACATATGGGAAGCCCGCCCGTCGAAAGTGGGAACCGATGCCGTCATATCGGTAAGTGCCCGCATGGCAGACGGCCGCAACGTGGAAATGGCAAAGAATACGTTCCGCGTACGTGCCCTCCCCGATCCGATGCCGTATATCGAATATAAAGACCAAAATGGCAATGTGCGTAAATTCCGTGGCGGAAACATGACCAAGCGGAACCTGATTGAGACTGAAGTCCTGCAGGCTGCCATCGACGACGATATATTGAATATCAAATTCGACGTATTGCGTTTCGAACTGATCTTCTTCGATTCCATGGGAAATGCAATACCTGAAGTATCACAGGGTCCCCGTTTCTCTGACGGACAGAAAGACCGTATCCGCCGCCTGACAAGAGGCAAACGCTTCTACATCCGCGGCGTGGTAGCCAAAGGTCCTGACGGCATGGAACGTACCCTTACACCGATCGAAGTCATTGTAAATTAA
- the gldN gene encoding gliding motility protein GldN, which yields MKCFYYILAIASALFFTATSLQAQEETGNTQQRARRAPQASRGERANDKKDTGIPELTVRAQDMNERMTQEVGNARWMRVMYRQIDLMKEKNAPLYYPVTPMNGQMNLFSIIFSLISEGKIDAYQYEDGYEDFSEGNKIELKKMLDSFGIYYEEVAGRGNEGSTFVINESDIPSESVRSYYVKEAWYFDQNNSVFDVKTLAICPIMTTSGDVGELTMPMFWIPYENIRPYINTAFIMTSNVNNAMTFTIDDYFRRRMFEGEIYKTQNLMNQPLVAYCPTPDSLKNEQNRIEGQLAAFEKALWFQPDTTQAVDPKEAKKAKKASARGEGATTEKAVKETKEKTVKTKAPKAQKSSPVRSVRRRR from the coding sequence ATGAAATGCTTTTATTACATACTGGCAATTGCAAGCGCCCTCTTCTTCACAGCTACCTCTCTGCAGGCACAGGAAGAAACAGGTAACACCCAGCAACGGGCAAGAAGAGCCCCGCAAGCCTCCCGCGGAGAACGGGCAAATGATAAAAAAGATACCGGTATACCCGAACTGACCGTACGGGCACAGGATATGAACGAGCGTATGACACAGGAAGTGGGTAACGCCCGCTGGATGCGTGTCATGTATCGTCAGATCGACCTGATGAAAGAGAAGAACGCTCCCCTTTATTACCCGGTCACTCCGATGAACGGACAGATGAACCTTTTCTCCATCATCTTCAGTCTGATCAGTGAAGGTAAAATAGATGCGTACCAGTACGAAGACGGTTATGAAGACTTCAGCGAAGGCAACAAGATCGAGTTGAAGAAGATGCTCGACAGCTTCGGTATCTATTACGAAGAAGTAGCCGGAAGAGGAAACGAAGGCAGCACGTTCGTTATCAACGAAAGCGACATCCCTTCCGAAAGCGTCCGTTCCTATTACGTGAAAGAAGCATGGTATTTCGACCAAAACAACTCCGTATTCGATGTAAAGACACTGGCTATCTGTCCGATCATGACCACTTCCGGTGATGTCGGCGAACTGACCATGCCGATGTTTTGGATCCCCTACGAAAATATACGTCCGTACATCAATACCGCCTTCATCATGACGTCTAACGTCAACAACGCCATGACGTTCACCATCGACGACTATTTCCGCCGCCGTATGTTTGAAGGCGAGATATACAAAACACAGAACTTGATGAACCAGCCGTTGGTCGCTTACTGCCCGACTCCGGACTCATTGAAGAACGAGCAAAATCGCATCGAAGGCCAGTTGGCAGCCTTTGAGAAAGCTCTTTGGTTCCAGCCCGACACTACCCAGGCGGTAGACCCGAAAGAGGCTAAAAAAGCGAAGAAAGCCTCCGCACGTGGCGAGGGTGCAACCACCGAAAAGGCTGTCAAAGAAACCAAAGAAAAGACCGTCAAGACAAAAGCTCCGAAAGCCCAGAAATCATCTCCTGTTCGAAGCGTACGCCGCAGACGGTAA
- a CDS encoding type II toxin-antitoxin system PemK/MazF family toxin: protein MVERYGIYWVDLNPTKGSEINKIRPAVVVSPDELNRHLNTVIIIPLTSTLTPYPWRVSCTLNGKSGMIATDQIRTVDKQRIGKQAGALNEDEIDRLVEVLEEMFVL from the coding sequence ATGGTAGAAAGATATGGAATTTATTGGGTAGACCTTAATCCGACCAAGGGGAGTGAGATAAATAAGATAAGACCGGCGGTTGTTGTATCACCTGACGAGTTGAACCGCCATCTGAATACTGTTATAATTATTCCTTTGACATCGACACTTACTCCTTATCCCTGGCGAGTAAGCTGTACGCTAAATGGGAAAAGCGGGATGATAGCTACCGACCAGATTCGGACTGTTGACAAACAGCGGATAGGAAAACAGGCAGGAGCATTGAATGAGGATGAAATAGATCGTTTGGTCGAAGTGCTGGAAGAGATGTTTGTTTTGTAA
- a CDS encoding type II toxin-antitoxin system RelE/ParE family toxin, which produces MRLIWHPLALDDLSQITQYCRHNFGIHIAKKVKDRYQNDVSLLKNHPLLGFIDPFLIDFGTLEYRSLVVENTKIIYTAHTDYIYIHLIWDCRRQPESLRTEISKRVSHI; this is translated from the coding sequence ATGAGACTTATATGGCATCCATTGGCATTAGATGATTTATCACAAATCACTCAGTATTGTAGGCATAATTTTGGTATCCACATTGCCAAAAAGGTTAAAGACAGGTATCAGAATGATGTCAGTCTTCTAAAAAATCATCCTTTACTAGGTTTTATAGACCCATTTCTTATCGATTTCGGAACACTAGAATATCGTTCCTTGGTTGTAGAAAACACAAAAATCATTTACACAGCCCATACTGATTATATCTATATACATCTAATATGGGATTGCCGACGTCAACCCGAATCTCTTCGCACAGAAATAAGTAAAAGAGTTTCCCATATTTAA
- a CDS encoding DUF6383 domain-containing protein — MNKRFYTLMAGLMLAGSAFSTASATKITKDQFLGAINESTKVLDVNSLKLSDNAIELSEDIELKVTADSNTPGQYVIINTPNITLTSLEAGKPVTLTGRVIVAANGVTISGMKLNNTVQLGTGGGVQGGFWNNTALTIFADDATVTNNEITGSIAEGNTNNCINGIKIYPQTENTSYTIKGNTLKGFATLIGNQWYSSAFQVYEGAAVISDESGESIPAALANLKGIGDNVSATIKGGFNAAAIQGDNTFVGNDADIVVRSGRETDTQNYKTTAAVITMPKDATKAEAQKVALTEAITKATEDASISFGGSAEELAKLLEGVTLTGANVAVACSDVNILYGDAENPNNGKDAVINGIAPAVKEVYGYNLIENPGNPSEYAMLILTAGENQFVVYQEGADSKIKQVTSASVLEEYETNPASLWKMTSGKNADGSLWYKFENQEGKLLKATGGNNATDGIFFAKNKVAYSENGVVLSNIADDNEYSYGLYNAGYNKLSVEDLKWFEKDGFSVTIKYKNDKGEFKKEDIAGNPFAGHLALMNWNGSKFVEAESESTDNLDYDFYLMNADGNFIVAEKYIFNGASKDQEAYTFTTVTAKALAHDIIANKDKREYYGEFQAEVSAKYKQDTYHGLKVIDLLSVKIGNGWAPVGRLDLGTKEVPTLAASIDTKLFDIQVNLGSNKVVDPQKFVQAKFFTVTKLGKDGGMLAVAGDKYEGADYYDCEFVSACGNDLEKQFALTYRSGDGKFVFTNRETLNYRWTIDANRLYYGEKDNEYVYGGDTYLIETVENHEAKDGYSQLSDVKNTKFHIAYSSGIFGNAWFTENHQGVDNHTIGLSTDKETALVFTATEYAKERAIKHDEDAHTNKYVPTDSIYVISKLGFYDKDAKKFDSKDDTLKVVSYSFVNQYGEPLIWNGNRYVSSTEKSVAADKFALRKDNGKLNLRPVVGEWDSQGKHYTSWISAGDNESYLTHQYFGTTNKAYAGDADEEGILSQTWMYNRTENDLFTVEPTEKPMYRTVINPLDTISIFRNDNPKSILFEDKGFLGMENLAQYPSIAPAMVADTAYVRDNTYRPQYMLVVNPDITPAGMWCEEHQSATCEHAVPTKGWVEGRYLVNLVDTAIVWDIANKHKDNNPYINTEKFYRLGFVQAKHIEDSLIIASTNDTLMVGTEDYNQAKFAFRYVDTDAKSFRIETANYKRLPGVKEAEVNEENELGYVKWMNGVVVVVDKIEDGDVFNMNEDEQGDPTANDAIATEGVSVIATEGAVIVKGAAGKNVVITNVLGQTIANTVITSSEAQISAPAGIVVVAVEGEAAVKAIVK; from the coding sequence ATGAACAAAAGGTTTTACACACTTATGGCCGGTCTCATGCTGGCTGGAAGCGCGTTCAGTACCGCAAGTGCGACCAAGATCACTAAGGATCAGTTCTTAGGGGCTATTAATGAGTCGACAAAAGTATTGGATGTAAATAGTTTGAAATTATCAGACAATGCAATCGAGTTGTCAGAAGACATTGAGTTGAAAGTTACAGCTGATTCTAATACTCCAGGACAGTATGTTATCATCAACACTCCTAATATTACATTGACGAGTCTAGAAGCAGGAAAACCTGTGACATTGACTGGTCGTGTTATTGTTGCAGCCAATGGTGTGACAATCAGTGGTATGAAACTGAATAACACTGTTCAGCTTGGAACAGGTGGCGGCGTACAGGGTGGTTTTTGGAATAATACTGCTCTTACTATTTTTGCTGATGATGCAACTGTTACAAATAATGAGATTACCGGTTCGATAGCAGAAGGTAATACAAACAATTGCATAAATGGTATTAAGATCTATCCTCAAACTGAAAATACATCTTATACTATCAAAGGTAATACATTGAAAGGTTTTGCTACTTTGATTGGTAACCAATGGTATTCTTCTGCTTTCCAAGTTTATGAGGGTGCTGCTGTTATTTCAGATGAATCGGGAGAATCAATTCCTGCCGCATTGGCTAATTTAAAAGGTATTGGCGACAATGTTTCTGCAACAATCAAAGGAGGATTCAATGCGGCTGCCATTCAAGGTGATAATACGTTTGTAGGTAATGACGCTGACATCGTAGTTCGTAGCGGACGTGAAACTGATACACAAAACTATAAGACTACTGCTGCTGTCATTACTATGCCGAAAGATGCAACAAAAGCCGAAGCTCAGAAAGTTGCCTTGACGGAAGCTATTACAAAAGCTACTGAAGACGCAAGTATCAGTTTTGGTGGAAGTGCGGAAGAATTGGCAAAATTGTTGGAAGGTGTGACATTGACTGGTGCCAACGTAGCCGTAGCATGTTCTGATGTAAACATTCTTTATGGTGACGCTGAAAATCCGAATAATGGCAAGGATGCTGTTATTAACGGTATTGCTCCGGCTGTTAAGGAAGTATACGGATATAATTTGATCGAAAATCCGGGTAATCCAAGTGAGTATGCTATGTTGATTTTGACTGCAGGTGAAAATCAATTTGTTGTATACCAAGAAGGTGCAGATTCTAAAATTAAACAAGTAACGAGTGCCTCTGTACTTGAGGAATATGAAACGAATCCCGCTTCTTTGTGGAAGATGACTTCTGGTAAGAATGCTGATGGTTCTCTGTGGTACAAGTTTGAAAACCAAGAAGGTAAGCTGTTGAAAGCTACAGGAGGTAATAATGCTACAGATGGTATTTTCTTTGCAAAGAATAAGGTTGCTTATAGTGAAAATGGAGTTGTATTGTCCAATATTGCAGATGATAACGAATACAGCTACGGTCTTTACAATGCTGGTTACAACAAATTATCTGTTGAAGATCTGAAATGGTTTGAAAAAGATGGTTTCTCAGTTACTATCAAATACAAGAATGACAAGGGTGAATTCAAGAAAGAAGATATCGCAGGTAATCCGTTCGCAGGTCACTTGGCGCTGATGAATTGGAACGGTAGTAAGTTTGTTGAAGCTGAATCTGAAAGTACAGATAATCTTGATTATGACTTCTATTTGATGAATGCCGATGGCAACTTTATCGTAGCTGAAAAGTATATATTTAATGGTGCAAGTAAAGATCAGGAAGCATATACATTCACTACTGTAACAGCTAAAGCATTGGCACATGATATCATTGCCAATAAAGATAAACGTGAATACTACGGAGAGTTCCAGGCTGAAGTTTCTGCTAAGTACAAACAAGATACTTACCACGGCTTGAAGGTTATCGATTTATTGAGCGTTAAAATTGGTAATGGCTGGGCACCTGTAGGTCGTCTGGATTTGGGTACAAAAGAAGTGCCTACTTTGGCTGCTTCTATCGATACAAAGTTGTTTGATATTCAGGTGAATTTGGGTAGCAACAAGGTCGTTGATCCTCAGAAATTCGTACAAGCTAAGTTCTTTACTGTAACTAAATTAGGTAAAGATGGCGGTATGCTGGCTGTTGCTGGTGACAAATATGAAGGTGCAGATTACTATGATTGTGAATTCGTTTCTGCTTGTGGTAACGACTTGGAAAAACAGTTTGCCTTGACTTACAGAAGCGGTGATGGTAAATTCGTATTTACAAACCGTGAAACCCTCAACTACCGCTGGACAATCGATGCAAACCGTTTGTATTATGGTGAAAAGGATAACGAGTATGTATACGGTGGTGATACTTACCTGATTGAAACAGTTGAAAACCATGAAGCAAAAGACGGTTATAGCCAGTTGTCTGATGTGAAGAATACGAAATTCCATATCGCTTACTCTTCAGGTATCTTTGGTAACGCTTGGTTTACAGAAAACCATCAGGGTGTAGACAATCATACTATCGGTTTGAGTACAGATAAGGAAACAGCTTTGGTATTTACTGCTACAGAATATGCAAAAGAACGTGCCATCAAACATGATGAAGATGCTCATACAAATAAGTATGTGCCGACAGACTCTATCTATGTAATTAGTAAGTTAGGTTTCTACGATAAAGATGCAAAGAAGTTTGATTCTAAAGATGATACTTTGAAAGTGGTATCTTATTCATTCGTCAACCAGTATGGTGAACCGCTGATTTGGAATGGAAACCGTTATGTTTCTTCTACAGAGAAGAGCGTTGCTGCTGACAAATTCGCTTTGCGTAAGGATAACGGCAAGTTGAATCTGCGTCCGGTAGTGGGTGAATGGGATTCTCAAGGAAAGCATTATACTAGTTGGATTTCAGCAGGTGATAATGAGTCATACTTGACACATCAGTATTTCGGTACTACGAATAAAGCTTATGCTGGTGATGCAGACGAAGAAGGCATCTTATCTCAGACATGGATGTACAACCGTACTGAAAATGATCTGTTTACAGTAGAACCTACAGAAAAACCGATGTATCGTACAGTAATCAATCCGTTGGATACAATCTCTATCTTCCGCAACGATAATCCGAAATCTATCCTGTTCGAAGACAAAGGTTTCTTAGGAATGGAAAATCTGGCTCAATATCCTTCAATTGCTCCGGCAATGGTTGCTGATACTGCTTATGTACGTGATAATACTTATCGTCCTCAGTATATGTTGGTTGTTAACCCGGATATCACTCCGGCTGGCATGTGGTGTGAAGAACATCAGTCTGCAACTTGTGAGCATGCTGTTCCGACTAAGGGTTGGGTAGAAGGTCGTTACCTGGTTAACCTGGTAGATACAGCTATCGTTTGGGATATTGCTAACAAGCATAAAGACAATAACCCGTATATCAACACTGAAAAGTTCTATCGTTTAGGTTTCGTTCAGGCTAAACATATCGAAGATTCTTTGATTATCGCTAGCACAAACGATACATTGATGGTAGGTACTGAAGATTATAACCAGGCTAAGTTTGCATTCCGTTATGTAGATACAGATGCTAAGTCATTCCGTATTGAAACAGCAAACTATAAGAGATTGCCGGGTGTAAAAGAAGCTGAAGTCAATGAAGAAAATGAGTTAGGCTATGTTAAATGGATGAATGGTGTTGTAGTTGTTGTAGATAAGATCGAAGACGGTGATGTTTTCAACATGAACGAAGACGAACAGGGTGATCCTACAGCCAACGACGCTATCGCAACTGAAGGCGTATCAGTAATAGCTACTGAAGGTGCTGTAATCGTTAAGGGTGCTGCAGGTAAGAATGTAGTAATCACTAACGTTCTTGGTCAGACAATTGCCAACACAGTAATCACTTCTTCTGAAGCTCAGATTTCTGCTCCTGCAGGTATCGTTGTAGTAGCTGTTGAAGGCGAAGCTGCTGTTAAAGCAATCGTAAAATAA
- a CDS encoding HU family DNA-binding protein codes for MPAKYTLVLRKDLRKGAVEGSKLYYANAKAAGECGMYELCDLISLSSTASPGDVRLILDELIEVMKRSLGKGEVVKVGELGNFQLQFGSSGTATKKEFNQSLIKSRRIVFRPGKMLREAVNNYSFEKIPDPSDKEEGSGGDGEDDRPVIE; via the coding sequence ATGCCAGCAAAGTACACATTAGTATTACGTAAGGATCTGCGCAAAGGTGCCGTGGAGGGGAGTAAATTGTATTATGCCAACGCGAAGGCGGCGGGTGAGTGTGGAATGTATGAGTTGTGCGACCTGATCTCGCTCTCGTCTACTGCTTCACCGGGGGATGTGCGGCTGATCCTCGACGAATTGATTGAGGTGATGAAACGCAGCCTGGGAAAAGGGGAAGTGGTGAAGGTGGGTGAACTGGGAAATTTCCAGTTGCAGTTCGGAAGTAGCGGGACGGCAACGAAAAAGGAATTTAACCAGTCGCTGATCAAGAGCAGACGCATTGTGTTTCGTCCCGGCAAGATGCTGCGCGAGGCGGTCAACAACTACTCCTTCGAGAAGATACCGGATCCCTCGGATAAGGAAGAAGGATCCGGAGGCGACGGAGAAGACGACCGTCCGGTGATCGAGTAG
- a CDS encoding DUF4248 domain-containing protein, protein MENSLNQNRVWGWGELALQYFPAISQKSATMQLLKWVRVSDKLVDQLEQSGWHPGKKYLTPRQKDYIVQHLGEP, encoded by the coding sequence ATGGAAAATTCACTCAATCAGAACAGAGTATGGGGTTGGGGCGAGCTTGCCCTGCAATACTTCCCTGCCATTTCACAGAAAAGTGCCACGATGCAACTATTAAAATGGGTCCGCGTCAGCGACAAGCTCGTCGACCAGCTGGAACAGTCAGGCTGGCACCCCGGAAAGAAATACCTCACACCCAGGCAGAAGGATTATATCGTACAGCACCTCGGCGAGCCTTGA
- a CDS encoding glucosaminidase domain-containing protein gives MNKEIQFLKTCRPAAEKAGQVFHMNPVMILAQAALESGWGTSNLAVNHRNYFGIMGYGVSNAYWHGARVEIEGVHRKHVFRHYGSVELSFLDFARLIYTGYHRAWSFSCSPEAYAKEIAYSPYISEQNGDNREQYRRNLISIEEKIVRLMDMYDWVGGEAA, from the coding sequence ATGAACAAGGAGATACAGTTTTTAAAGACCTGTCGTCCGGCAGCCGAAAAGGCGGGGCAGGTGTTTCATATGAATCCGGTGATGATCCTGGCGCAAGCGGCTCTTGAGAGCGGGTGGGGGACTTCCAATCTGGCGGTTAATCATCGGAATTACTTCGGTATCATGGGGTATGGCGTTTCCAATGCCTATTGGCATGGTGCCAGGGTGGAGATAGAAGGGGTACATCGGAAGCATGTCTTCCGGCATTATGGATCCGTGGAGCTTTCCTTCCTCGATTTTGCCCGTTTGATCTATACCGGCTACCATCGTGCCTGGAGTTTCAGCTGTAGCCCGGAGGCTTATGCCAAAGAGATTGCCTACAGTCCCTATATCAGTGAACAGAATGGGGATAATCGTGAACAGTATCGCCGCAACCTGATCTCCATAGAAGAGAAGATCGTTAGGCTGATGGATATGTATGATTGGGTAGGCGGGGAAGCGGCGTGA